In Micromonospora sp. LH3U1, one genomic interval encodes:
- a CDS encoding MOSC domain-containing protein, with the protein MLLRSIHTYPVKGCHRLDHDDAVVQPWGLAGDRRWMVVDADGVGVTQRETTRLVGLHVTVRPGGLTLRADGQPDLDVSEPADVAPVVVRTFRSRKLPVSALPAGPAADDWLGSLLGRPVRLVWLARPSRHLAVGATEAGERDTGDQVSFADAYPLLLANTASLHALNDWLAEAGEEPVPMSRFRPNFVVDGASAWAEDDWVDRPLRIGDLSFRAAGPCDRCVVTTTDQETGVRTREPLRTLGRHRNVKQKLLFGLNLVPLDTGQLTVGAPVLIEP; encoded by the coding sequence GTGCTGCTGAGATCGATTCACACGTACCCCGTCAAGGGTTGTCACCGGCTCGACCACGACGATGCGGTCGTGCAGCCGTGGGGCCTGGCGGGCGACCGGCGCTGGATGGTCGTGGACGCCGACGGTGTCGGCGTCACCCAGCGGGAGACCACCCGGCTGGTCGGCCTGCACGTCACCGTGCGTCCCGGCGGTCTGACGTTGCGCGCGGACGGGCAACCCGACCTCGACGTGTCCGAGCCGGCAGACGTGGCCCCGGTTGTGGTCCGCACCTTCCGCAGCCGCAAGCTTCCGGTCTCCGCTCTGCCAGCCGGCCCGGCGGCCGACGACTGGCTTGGCTCCCTGCTCGGCCGACCGGTCCGGCTGGTCTGGCTGGCCCGGCCGTCCCGCCACCTGGCGGTCGGCGCCACCGAGGCCGGCGAACGCGACACCGGTGACCAGGTCAGCTTCGCCGACGCCTACCCACTGCTGCTGGCGAATACCGCTTCCCTCCACGCCCTCAACGACTGGCTGGCCGAGGCGGGGGAGGAGCCGGTGCCGATGAGCCGGTTCCGACCCAATTTTGTGGTCGACGGGGCATCGGCGTGGGCGGAGGATGACTGGGTCGACCGGCCGCTGCGCATCGGCGACCTGAGCTTTCGCGCGGCTGGGCCGTGCGACCGATGCGTGGTGACCACGACGGACCAGGAGACGGGGGTACGCACGAGGGAACCGCTGCGCACACTCGGGCGGCACCGCAACGTCAAGCAGAAGCTCCTCTTCGGACTGAACCTGGTCCCGCTCGACACTGGACAACTGACCGTGGGCGCCCCCGTCCTCATCGAACCCTGA
- a CDS encoding PDGLE domain-containing protein yields the protein MKNRSWAFLAGGLLVALLLAGVVSNYASSHPDGLDSSLLKGCTVDADDNIVAGSCPAQQARDHELGDSPLADYGVRGVQNSFVSTGLSGVLGVLVTFAIGAGGFWLLRRRGTTPTDGDATTPAEGDPATSDDVRRRADAAS from the coding sequence ATGAAGAACCGTTCCTGGGCCTTCCTGGCCGGCGGCCTGCTGGTCGCCCTGCTGCTCGCCGGTGTGGTGAGCAACTACGCCTCGTCCCACCCGGACGGGCTGGACTCCTCGCTGCTCAAGGGCTGCACGGTCGACGCCGACGACAACATCGTCGCCGGCAGTTGTCCGGCCCAGCAGGCACGGGACCACGAGTTGGGCGACAGCCCGCTCGCCGACTACGGCGTGCGGGGCGTGCAGAACAGCTTCGTGTCCACCGGCCTCTCCGGGGTGCTCGGGGTGCTGGTCACCTTCGCGATCGGTGCTGGCGGCTTCTGGCTGCTGCGCCGCCGGGGCACCACACCGACCGACGGTGACGCGACAACGCCCGCTGAGGGCGACCCCGCGACGTCCGACGACGTCCGGCGCCGCGCCGACGCGGCCAGCTGA
- a CDS encoding class I SAM-dependent methyltransferase — MDATQLRRAIARTPLAPVAAFPKRLVRVARHDARVLRISARWLVTSREHHNYTYELTKLSRHHLAWFVSVVCDRPIKQVRGWLDEVESDQALRQHIERTTAGAARRGLADKKVHYARRVGWYAIVRATRPAHVVETGVDKGLGTCVLASALLRNAQEGHPGRITSLDINPEAGYLAASEPWSEFVDLVIGDSIASIGALDRPVDLFLHDSDHSRAHEKREFDAVESKLAPGAILLTDNVTSTNVLAEHAERTGRRFLAYRESPANHWYPGDGIGVAW, encoded by the coding sequence GTGGACGCCACACAGTTGCGCCGGGCCATCGCCCGCACCCCACTCGCGCCCGTCGCCGCATTCCCCAAGCGGCTCGTCCGGGTCGCCCGCCACGACGCCAGGGTGCTGCGCATCTCGGCCCGCTGGCTCGTCACCTCCCGGGAACACCACAACTACACGTACGAACTGACCAAGCTCAGCCGTCACCACCTGGCCTGGTTCGTCAGCGTGGTCTGCGACCGGCCGATCAAGCAGGTTCGTGGGTGGCTCGACGAGGTCGAGTCCGACCAGGCGCTGCGCCAACACATCGAACGGACCACCGCAGGCGCCGCCCGCCGGGGTCTCGCCGACAAGAAGGTCCACTACGCCCGACGCGTCGGCTGGTACGCGATCGTCCGGGCCACCCGCCCCGCACACGTCGTGGAAACCGGCGTGGACAAGGGGTTGGGCACGTGCGTCCTGGCGTCCGCCCTGCTGCGTAACGCGCAGGAGGGGCACCCGGGCCGGATCACCTCGCTCGACATCAACCCCGAGGCCGGCTACCTCGCCGCCAGCGAGCCCTGGTCGGAGTTCGTCGACCTGGTGATCGGCGACTCGATCGCCTCGATCGGCGCACTGGACCGCCCTGTCGACCTGTTCCTGCACGACAGCGACCACAGCCGCGCCCACGAGAAGCGCGAGTTCGACGCCGTGGAGTCGAAACTCGCCCCCGGCGCGATTCTGCTCACCGACAACGTCACCAGCACCAATGTGCTCGCCGAGCACGCCGAGCGCACCGGCCGGCGGTTCCTCGCCTACCGGGAGAGCCCCGCCAACCACTGGTACCCAGGGGACGGCATCGGCGTGGCATGGTAG
- a CDS encoding DsbA family protein, with amino-acid sequence MSSRKGQRDAARVVREQLARERRRRRTIWVSVAAVAVLVIAGVIGWAAWSSQRSDDFTTPPGANADGTGIVTGGGPVTVDVYEDFLCPACKQFEQTSGATLEQLVAENKAKVVYHPVAYLNRFSTTEYSTRSSAASGCAAAGGKYHEYAKALFAQQPPEGSAGLTDDQLIDIGVGVGLDRSSFGGCVKDDTYKTWTEHVTDDASRSNVTGTPTVKVNGQPLANPTPDGLTAAVAAAGK; translated from the coding sequence ATGAGTAGTCGCAAGGGGCAGCGGGACGCCGCCCGGGTGGTCCGCGAGCAGCTCGCCCGCGAGCGCCGGCGCCGGCGCACGATCTGGGTCTCCGTCGCCGCGGTCGCCGTCCTGGTCATCGCCGGTGTCATCGGCTGGGCGGCCTGGTCCAGCCAGCGCTCTGACGACTTCACCACCCCGCCCGGCGCCAACGCGGACGGCACCGGCATCGTCACCGGCGGCGGGCCGGTCACCGTCGACGTCTACGAGGACTTCCTCTGCCCGGCCTGCAAACAGTTCGAGCAGACCAGCGGGGCGACGCTCGAACAGTTGGTGGCCGAGAACAAGGCGAAGGTGGTCTACCACCCGGTCGCGTACCTCAACCGCTTCTCCACGACCGAATACTCGACCCGGTCGTCGGCCGCCTCCGGCTGCGCCGCGGCGGGCGGCAAGTACCACGAGTACGCCAAGGCGCTCTTCGCCCAGCAGCCGCCGGAGGGCAGCGCCGGGCTCACCGACGACCAGCTGATCGACATCGGCGTCGGCGTGGGCCTCGACCGGAGCTCGTTCGGCGGTTGCGTCAAGGACGACACGTACAAGACGTGGACCGAACACGTCACCGACGACGCCAGCCGGAGCAACGTCACCGGCACGCCGACCGTCAAGGTCAACGGCCAGCCGCTCGCCAACCCGACCCCGGATGGTCTCACCGCAGCCGTGGCGGCGGCCGGCAAGTGA
- a CDS encoding sigma-70 family RNA polymerase sigma factor: MIPVPRDTGGAGPAEPAGDASRDRATEWALTARDGDPAAQAAFVRLTQVEVWRFAAALVDPDSADDLTQETYLRAFRALPAFEGRSSARTWLLGIARRACADHLRTVIRRRRLDERLAANAYTDHPHPDPAGQLGATDLVRRLSADRRAAFVLTQLLGLSYAEAAAVEGVPVGTIRSRVARARDELVEAVGDAMTG; the protein is encoded by the coding sequence GTGATCCCCGTCCCGCGTGACACCGGTGGTGCCGGTCCGGCAGAGCCGGCCGGTGACGCCTCCCGGGACCGGGCCACCGAGTGGGCGCTGACCGCCCGCGACGGTGACCCGGCCGCCCAGGCGGCGTTCGTCCGGCTGACCCAGGTCGAGGTCTGGCGGTTCGCCGCCGCCCTGGTCGACCCGGACAGCGCCGACGACCTGACCCAGGAGACGTACCTGCGGGCGTTCCGGGCCCTGCCCGCGTTCGAGGGTCGCTCCAGCGCCCGCACCTGGCTGCTCGGCATCGCCCGACGGGCCTGCGCCGACCACCTGCGCACGGTGATCCGCCGCCGCCGGCTCGACGAGCGCCTGGCCGCGAACGCGTACACCGACCACCCTCACCCGGACCCGGCCGGCCAGCTCGGTGCCACCGACCTGGTCCGCCGGCTCAGCGCCGACCGACGCGCAGCGTTCGTGCTCACCCAACTGCTCGGCCTGTCGTACGCCGAGGCCGCCGCCGTCGAAGGCGTCCCGGTGGGCACCATCCGTTCGCGGGTCGCGCGGGCCCGCGACGAACTGGTCGAGGCGGTCGGCGACGCCATGACCGGCTGA
- the cbiQ gene encoding cobalt ECF transporter T component CbiQ — MGAGHGHVLYRESDSPVHRLPPEVKIVAMVVFTIAVVATPRTAFWAFGAYAVLVTAVAALARVGPRWLLSRALIELPFVLFAVALPFLGTGERVDVWGLRLSEDGLHGAWNILAKGTLGVLVSLLLAATTTTRDLIVGLDRLHCPQVLTQIATFMLRYLDVLVGEAKRMRVARISRGDDPRFLWQLRGFAAGIGALFLRAFERGERVYLAMLSRGYTGRMPAVWQGEGAATAGQWLVAATVPVLAASIAATAVVLS, encoded by the coding sequence ATGGGTGCCGGTCACGGGCATGTGCTGTACCGCGAGTCGGACTCGCCGGTGCACCGGCTCCCGCCCGAGGTCAAGATCGTGGCGATGGTGGTCTTCACCATCGCCGTGGTGGCCACCCCACGCACGGCGTTCTGGGCCTTCGGGGCGTACGCCGTGCTGGTGACGGCGGTGGCGGCGCTGGCCCGGGTGGGGCCACGGTGGTTGCTCAGCCGGGCGCTGATCGAGCTGCCGTTCGTGCTGTTCGCCGTCGCGCTGCCGTTCCTCGGGACCGGCGAACGGGTCGACGTGTGGGGCCTGCGGCTGTCCGAGGACGGGCTGCACGGCGCGTGGAACATCCTGGCCAAGGGCACCCTGGGCGTGCTCGTCTCGCTGCTGCTCGCCGCGACCACCACCACCCGGGACCTGATCGTGGGGCTGGACCGGTTGCACTGCCCGCAGGTGCTCACCCAGATCGCCACGTTCATGCTGCGCTATCTCGACGTGTTGGTCGGCGAGGCGAAGCGGATGCGGGTGGCGCGGATCTCCCGGGGTGACGACCCGCGCTTCCTGTGGCAGTTGCGCGGCTTCGCCGCCGGGATCGGGGCGTTGTTCCTGCGCGCCTTCGAGCGCGGTGAGCGGGTCTATCTGGCGATGCTGTCGAGGGGTTACACGGGGCGGATGCCCGCCGTGTGGCAGGGCGAGGGTGCGGCGACCGCCGGTCAGTGGCTGGTCGCGGCGACCGTGCCGGTGTTGGCGGCCTCCATCGCCGCCACCGCCGTCGTGCTGTCATGA
- a CDS encoding expansin EXLX1 family cellulose-binding protein, which translates to MTDESAVDIDIDLDRAPEVRPASSSGPMPWLVATGVTVLAAALGLTLTLRSGSAPACAAGRTLAAAPPTGNATHSGKATFYDSKGAGGNCSNPAAPANRLYVALGPTEYSAGAACGGFLDVNGPKGTVRVLIMDQCPECAPGHLDLSREAFARIADPVQGLVAVTYRAVVNPPLPGPLTFRIKEGASQWWFAVRVGNHGNPLRSVEVRQGDSGPWRSAARQDYNYWLITSGAGPGPFSVRVSDVYGNRATVGGIRMAPGQVQNSVVRMYARSAVAASARPSASARPPGNRPTGTPTPARRPVEVARATAPATGTPTTRPAEATARRCAG; encoded by the coding sequence GTGACGGACGAAAGCGCTGTCGACATCGACATCGACCTGGACCGGGCCCCCGAGGTCCGGCCCGCGTCGTCGTCCGGCCCGATGCCCTGGCTTGTCGCCACCGGAGTCACCGTCCTCGCGGCGGCGCTCGGACTCACCCTGACCCTGCGGTCCGGCTCCGCCCCGGCCTGCGCCGCCGGCCGGACGCTCGCCGCCGCGCCGCCCACCGGCAACGCCACGCACAGCGGCAAGGCGACCTTCTACGACTCGAAAGGCGCCGGCGGCAACTGCTCGAACCCCGCCGCCCCGGCCAACCGGCTGTACGTCGCGCTCGGTCCGACGGAATACTCCGCCGGCGCCGCCTGTGGTGGATTTCTCGACGTGAACGGCCCGAAGGGCACCGTCCGAGTGTTGATCATGGACCAGTGCCCGGAGTGCGCGCCCGGGCACCTCGACCTGTCCCGCGAGGCATTCGCCCGGATCGCCGACCCGGTCCAGGGCCTCGTCGCCGTCACCTACCGCGCGGTGGTCAACCCGCCACTACCCGGACCACTCACCTTCCGGATCAAGGAGGGCGCGTCGCAGTGGTGGTTCGCCGTCCGCGTCGGCAACCACGGCAACCCGCTGCGATCCGTCGAGGTCCGGCAGGGTGACAGCGGTCCGTGGCGGTCGGCCGCCCGGCAGGACTACAACTACTGGCTCATCACCTCCGGTGCCGGGCCCGGCCCGTTCAGCGTCCGCGTCAGCGACGTGTACGGAAACCGTGCCACCGTCGGCGGCATCCGGATGGCACCCGGCCAGGTGCAGAACAGCGTGGTCCGGATGTACGCGCGCAGTGCCGTGGCTGCCAGTGCGCGCCCGTCCGCATCGGCCCGGCCGCCCGGCAACCGACCCACCGGCACGCCGACGCCGGCCCGTCGTCCGGTCGAGGTGGCGAGGGCGACCGCGCCGGCCACCGGCACGCCCACCACCCGCCCGGCCGAGGCGACCGCCCGTCGGTGCGCGGGCTGA
- a CDS encoding MauE/DoxX family redox-associated membrane protein — translation MSVTAPPTPVGRWPVIRPWLGTTARLGLAAVWLVAGASKVGDLAASGRAVNAYQVMPYDVATVIGAALPFVELALGVLLLLGLATRLVAGVSAALLVVFIAGIASAWARGLAIDCGCFGSGGQLAEGQAPSYLPEILRDLGFLVLAGFLLIWPRTPVSVDGWLSGEPAVEDEDE, via the coding sequence ATGAGCGTGACTGCACCTCCCACCCCGGTCGGCCGTTGGCCGGTCATCCGGCCCTGGCTCGGCACGACGGCCCGGCTCGGCCTCGCCGCCGTCTGGTTGGTCGCCGGCGCGTCGAAGGTGGGCGATCTGGCCGCCTCGGGGCGGGCCGTCAACGCGTATCAGGTGATGCCGTACGACGTGGCGACCGTGATCGGCGCGGCCCTGCCCTTCGTCGAGCTGGCGCTGGGCGTACTGCTGCTGCTCGGGCTGGCCACCCGGCTCGTCGCCGGGGTGTCCGCCGCGCTGCTGGTGGTCTTCATCGCGGGGATCGCCTCGGCCTGGGCACGGGGGCTGGCCATCGACTGCGGCTGCTTCGGCAGCGGCGGGCAGTTGGCCGAGGGGCAGGCCCCCAGTTACCTCCCGGAGATCCTTCGGGACCTGGGATTCTTGGTGCTGGCCGGATTTCTGCTGATCTGGCCGCGTACGCCCGTCTCGGTGGACGGATGGCTGTCCGGCGAACCCGCTGTGGAGGACGAGGATGAGTAG
- a CDS encoding HNH endonuclease signature motif containing protein, whose protein sequence is MVRYKYTPEALAAAAAAARNITEVMRLLGVRVSGGSHAHISRQLKRFGIDTSHFTGQAHNRGVRWRRMSPTELLVKLPEGSRRVPGFRLKRALATIGLPENCEVCGTSPTWQGGKLTLHVDHINGDFLDNQPRNLRLLCPNCHSQTSTYAGQRRPALVAPEVVYDPDAVTPTGFRIGRRLPRRQEWPWTLVEYSIKGP, encoded by the coding sequence GTGGTTCGATACAAGTACACGCCCGAGGCGTTGGCCGCCGCTGCCGCCGCCGCGCGCAACATCACCGAGGTGATGCGGCTGCTCGGCGTACGCGTCAGCGGCGGCTCCCACGCGCACATCAGCCGTCAGCTCAAACGCTTCGGCATCGACACGTCGCACTTCACGGGGCAGGCCCACAACCGAGGTGTGCGGTGGCGACGGATGTCCCCCACGGAGCTACTGGTGAAGCTGCCCGAGGGCTCTCGCCGGGTCCCAGGCTTCCGCCTCAAACGCGCCCTGGCAACAATCGGTCTTCCCGAGAACTGCGAGGTGTGTGGCACCTCTCCGACGTGGCAGGGAGGCAAGCTGACGCTCCACGTCGACCACATCAACGGCGATTTCCTCGACAACCAGCCCCGCAATCTCCGTCTGCTCTGCCCCAACTGTCACAGCCAAACCTCTACGTACGCTGGTCAGCGACGGCCTGCCCTCGTCGCGCCCGAGGTGGTCTACGATCCTGATGCGGTTACTCCGACCGGCTTCCGGATAGGCAGGCGACTGCCTCGTCGACAAGAATGGCCGTGGACGCTGGTGGAGTACAGCATCAAGGGGCCGTAG
- the bcp gene encoding thioredoxin-dependent thiol peroxidase: MTAPDRLSPGDPAPEFTLATDTGDQLSLADLRGRKVVLYAYPAAMTPGCTKQACDFRDSLASLQAAGYEVVGISPDKPEKLAKFRERDAITFPLVSDLDKAVLIAYGAYGEKQLYGKTVTGVIRSTFVIDADGKIERALYNVKATGHVAKLRRDLGLD; encoded by the coding sequence ATGACCGCGCCCGACCGTCTCTCCCCCGGTGACCCCGCGCCCGAGTTCACCCTCGCCACCGATACCGGCGACCAACTCTCCCTCGCCGACCTACGAGGCCGGAAGGTCGTCCTGTACGCCTACCCGGCCGCGATGACCCCCGGCTGCACCAAGCAGGCCTGCGACTTCCGCGACTCACTCGCCTCGCTCCAGGCCGCCGGCTACGAGGTCGTCGGCATCTCCCCGGACAAGCCGGAGAAGCTGGCGAAGTTCCGCGAGCGCGACGCGATCACCTTCCCGCTGGTGTCGGACCTGGACAAGGCGGTGCTGATTGCCTACGGCGCGTACGGCGAGAAGCAGCTCTACGGCAAGACCGTCACCGGCGTGATCCGCTCGACGTTCGTGATCGACGCCGACGGCAAGATCGAGCGAGCGCTCTACAACGTCAAGGCCACCGGGCACGTCGCCAAGCTCCGCCGCGACCTCGGTCTGGACTGA
- a CDS encoding energy-coupling factor ABC transporter ATP-binding protein produces MIGVVQTAVSLDVRGVRYAYPDGHVALHGVDLNVPRGDRVALLGPNGAGKTTLVLHLNGILSPTEGSVSVGGLTVTPDRATLAEVRRRVGIVFQDPDDQLFLPTVAEDVAFGPANLGLRGAELAARVDEALNAVGMGEHRDRAPQHLSFGQRRRVAVATVLAMHPEILVLDEPSSNLDPAARRELAEILRDLPVTLLMVTHDLPYAAELCERSVILDGGRIVADAPTPDLLRDAALLARHRLELPYGFTPRP; encoded by the coding sequence ATGATCGGTGTCGTGCAGACCGCTGTCTCGCTGGACGTTCGTGGTGTTCGGTACGCGTACCCCGATGGGCACGTCGCCCTGCACGGGGTGGACCTGAACGTGCCGCGCGGCGATCGGGTGGCGCTGCTCGGGCCCAACGGCGCCGGCAAGACCACGCTGGTGCTGCACCTCAACGGCATCCTCAGCCCGACCGAGGGCAGCGTGAGTGTCGGCGGGTTGACGGTCACGCCGGACCGGGCCACCCTGGCCGAGGTGCGTCGCCGGGTGGGCATCGTCTTCCAGGACCCGGACGACCAACTCTTCCTGCCCACGGTGGCGGAGGACGTGGCGTTCGGGCCGGCGAACCTGGGTCTGCGCGGGGCGGAGTTGGCCGCCCGGGTGGACGAGGCGCTCAACGCGGTGGGAATGGGTGAGCACCGGGATCGGGCGCCGCAGCACCTCTCGTTCGGGCAGCGCCGCCGGGTGGCGGTGGCCACCGTGCTCGCCATGCACCCGGAGATCCTGGTGCTCGACGAGCCGTCGTCGAACCTGGACCCGGCGGCCCGCCGGGAGCTGGCCGAGATCCTGCGCGACCTGCCGGTGACCCTGCTGATGGTCACGCATGACCTGCCGTACGCGGCGGAGCTGTGCGAACGCTCGGTGATCCTCGACGGTGGCCGGATCGTGGCCGACGCCCCCACCCCGGACCTGCTGCGGGACGCGGCCCTACTGGCCCGTCACCGCCTCGAACTCCCCTACGGTTTCACCCCGCGCCCGTAA
- a CDS encoding GNAT family N-acetyltransferase, producing MSLRFVLDPDLTPQLRAEIVDLWVDVSNAGGAVGFVPPVAAADVHVIADPTFDGIAGGPDRLLVGYSGDRLVGLLIFNDNRFPLKAHWCVLKRVMVHPDTQGTGYGAALMVEAARLGREFGHEALHVTVRDGLGLDKFYGRLGYREIGRLPGALRVAPDDDRDEILMWLDLTPVD from the coding sequence GTGAGTCTGCGCTTCGTCCTCGACCCCGACCTGACCCCGCAGCTGCGCGCTGAGATCGTCGACCTCTGGGTGGACGTCAGCAACGCCGGCGGTGCGGTCGGTTTCGTGCCACCGGTCGCCGCTGCCGACGTCCACGTCATCGCCGATCCGACCTTCGACGGCATCGCCGGCGGGCCGGACCGGTTGCTGGTCGGATACTCCGGCGACCGGCTCGTGGGTTTGCTGATCTTCAATGACAACCGTTTCCCGCTCAAGGCGCACTGGTGTGTGTTGAAGCGGGTGATGGTCCACCCGGACACCCAGGGCACCGGCTACGGCGCGGCGCTGATGGTTGAAGCCGCCCGGCTGGGTAGGGAGTTCGGCCATGAGGCGCTACATGTCACGGTGCGCGACGGGCTGGGGTTGGACAAGTTCTACGGCCGCCTCGGGTATCGGGAGATCGGCCGGCTACCGGGCGCGTTGCGGGTGGCGCCCGATGACGACCGGGACGAGATCCTGATGTGGCTCGACCTGACGCCGGTCGACTGA
- a CDS encoding energy-coupling factor ABC transporter permease: METLAMHISNGIIDGPVAAVFAALALAALTICVLRGRRDLDDRLAPMAGLVAAFIFAVQMLNFPIFTAGVSGHLLGGALAAMLVGPWVGALCVSVVLVVQALIFGDGGVAMLGLNITNMAVLGTAAAYLLIAVLLRVLPRTRAGLAVTAFVAAMISVVVASQGFVLQYWLGGTTDLGGNLAGLAGTMAGVHLLIGIGEGLITATTVLTVAKVRPDLVYALRSLRTPAAPVVPVAGGVR; this comes from the coding sequence GTGGAAACACTGGCGATGCACATCTCGAACGGGATCATCGATGGTCCCGTCGCAGCGGTCTTCGCTGCGCTCGCTCTTGCCGCGCTCACCATCTGCGTCCTTCGTGGCCGGCGCGACCTGGACGACCGGCTGGCCCCGATGGCGGGCCTGGTGGCGGCGTTCATCTTCGCCGTCCAGATGCTCAACTTCCCGATCTTCACCGCTGGCGTGAGTGGCCACCTGCTCGGTGGCGCGCTCGCCGCCATGCTGGTCGGTCCGTGGGTCGGCGCGCTCTGCGTGTCCGTGGTGCTGGTCGTGCAGGCGCTGATCTTCGGTGACGGCGGCGTGGCGATGCTCGGCCTCAACATCACGAACATGGCGGTGCTCGGCACCGCCGCGGCGTACCTGCTCATCGCAGTGCTGTTGCGGGTGCTGCCCCGCACGCGGGCCGGCCTGGCCGTGACCGCTTTCGTCGCCGCGATGATCAGCGTGGTGGTCGCGTCGCAGGGCTTCGTCCTGCAGTACTGGCTGGGTGGCACCACCGACCTCGGTGGCAACCTGGCCGGCCTGGCCGGCACGATGGCCGGCGTCCACCTGCTGATCGGCATCGGGGAGGGCCTGATCACCGCGACCACCGTGCTCACCGTCGCGAAGGTACGACCCGACCTGGTGTACGCGCTGCGCTCCCTGCGCACGCCCGCCGCCCCCGTTGTCCCCGTCGCCGGAGGTGTCCGATGA
- a CDS encoding LCP family protein: MQYRQEYVDPQTQFVDAQSPPESTEAPRPRRRRPRWQKVALITFLVMALLGGGGLIAGGLYFRSINSDIQRVDAFADVPEEGRPQAAAKGAMNILILGSDSRDPEGTTGSRTDSIILAHVPKDRSSAQLVSIPRDTWVPVPKSKNGNNGGRDAKINAAYAWGGVPLMVQTVEKFTDVRIDHVMIIDFAGFVEIIDALGGVDIDSEKSFTSIHEPFRTFQQGKQRMDGAAALDYSRQRKQFADGDFARIRHQQQVIKAILDRAVSGGILTNPARLNSFVKASSSAVSVDEKMSLLDMATDLRNLRGGNLTFLTSPTKGTGRVGSESVVFANTEKAKTFYGAVRRDAVAEILANGK, encoded by the coding sequence ATGCAGTATCGCCAGGAGTACGTGGATCCCCAGACGCAGTTCGTTGACGCTCAGTCGCCACCTGAGTCGACTGAGGCGCCGCGGCCGCGGCGCCGCCGCCCTCGATGGCAGAAGGTCGCCCTGATCACCTTCCTGGTGATGGCGTTGCTCGGCGGCGGCGGTCTGATCGCAGGCGGGCTCTACTTCCGCTCGATCAATTCCGACATCCAGCGGGTGGACGCGTTCGCCGACGTGCCCGAGGAGGGCCGTCCGCAGGCGGCGGCCAAGGGCGCGATGAACATTTTGATTCTGGGCAGTGATTCCCGTGACCCGGAGGGCACGACCGGCTCGCGTACCGACAGCATCATCCTGGCGCACGTGCCGAAGGATCGGTCCAGTGCGCAGCTCGTCTCGATCCCTCGGGACACCTGGGTGCCGGTGCCGAAGTCGAAGAACGGTAACAACGGCGGCCGGGATGCCAAGATCAACGCGGCCTACGCCTGGGGCGGGGTGCCGTTGATGGTGCAGACCGTGGAGAAGTTCACCGACGTGCGGATCGACCACGTCATGATCATTGACTTCGCCGGGTTCGTCGAGATCATCGACGCACTGGGCGGCGTCGACATCGACTCGGAGAAGTCCTTCACCTCGATTCACGAGCCGTTCCGCACTTTCCAACAGGGCAAGCAACGGATGGACGGCGCGGCAGCGCTGGACTACTCGCGGCAACGCAAGCAGTTCGCCGACGGCGACTTCGCGCGCATCCGGCACCAGCAGCAGGTGATCAAAGCAATCCTGGACCGAGCGGTCTCCGGCGGCATCCTCACCAACCCGGCCCGGCTCAACTCGTTCGTCAAGGCGTCGTCCAGCGCGGTGTCGGTGGACGAGAAGATGTCCCTGCTGGACATGGCGACCGACCTGCGCAACCTGCGCGGCGGAAACCTGACCTTCCTGACCAGCCCCACGAAGGGCACCGGACGGGTCGGTAGCGAGAGTGTGGTCTTCGCGAACACCGAGAAGGCCAAGACGTTCTACGGTGCCGTTCGGCGCGACGCAGTGGCGGAGATCCTGGCCAACGGGAAGTAG